The Undibacterium cyanobacteriorum genomic sequence CACTACTTCGATATCGCCTTCCAGCTTTAGCAAGGCCGCCAAAGCCCCTGCTACCATCACTTGGTCTTCCGCCAACATAATCTTAATCATGCTTTTCTCCTAGCCCGCAGTCTGCAAAGGCACATTGAATCGTATGGTGAGGCCTTGTTTGCATTCGAGCTGCAGATCCCCATCCAGAGCGCGCACCCGTTCACTCATGCCCAGTAAGCCATTGCCACGCTTAATCGCATCTTCGCCTTTGCTCGACAGGCTACCGTCATCTGCAATCGTCACGTACAGACGGTTTTGTTTTTGCTCCACCTGAAACCGGCAGAGTTTCGCATCCGAGTGACGAATGATATTGGTGACTGCCTCACGCAGAGCGAGGGCCACGATATTTTCCACGGCAGCAGGTAAATTCTCTGCTTCCACTTCCGTCTCAAAACGGACACCCGCCGCTTCTAAAGCATTTTCGGCACCACGAAGTTCATGCGCCAAACCTTTGTCACGATAGCCCAACACCGCTTGACGCACTTCAGCCAGCGCTTGTCGCGCAGTTTGTTCGATATCAGCAATTTCACGTTTACAGGCCTCGCCATCGCGATCATGCAATTTGCGCGCAAGCTCCGCTTTCAAAGTAATGACGGATAAGGTGTGTCCGAGTAGATCGTGTAAATCGCGCGCAATTCTTTCCCGTTCCGCCACCGACGCCAGATGTTCAATCTCTTCTTGTTTGCGAAACAGTTTTGCGTTCGCACGCTGCAGCCGCTCACCGATGATGGCCCCCATCGCGCTCGGTATACTGAAGATCACAGCAGGAATCCAGAAATAAGTTTGCAACTGAAGAACATAACTCATGAAAGCGGTAAATCCTAATACCGCCACCAAGCTCATGATGGCATGGCGCTTTTCTCTGAAGCGCGATGACATGGTTGCCGCAAAAATGACGAAGCTGGATCCGCCAAAATTATACGGGGCCCATGCAATACCTATCATGGTGGTGATGGCGATGCACACGGCAACGCGCCAACCATTGGTCCAAAAACTGTAGATGTAGATGGGGATAAAAAACAAAATACTGGCGGCGGCTAAAGCAACTTCGACGGTCGTCGGCGGAATATAGAAATAGCGCCAACCGAAAATGCCAAACGACAACAGCCAAAAGAAAGGCGCACGTCCATATTGTGGTGGTAGCCAAGGTGAAGACCACCAATGACGTAATGTGTTCATGACTTGCATGCTATTTCCTTCTTCGTGCCAGAAAACTGTGGCGCGCCATCATTAAGCGATAAGGCGAACCACCAGCAAGCGGTTCGCCGAACATTGTACTCGAAGCCGTCTTATTCTTTCACTAAGCGCACATCAGCGAGATCAAAGTTGTACTGGCCCGGTGTGGGTCCGGCA encodes the following:
- a CDS encoding sensor histidine kinase; translation: MQVMNTLRHWWSSPWLPPQYGRAPFFWLLSFGIFGWRYFYIPPTTVEVALAAASILFFIPIYIYSFWTNGWRVAVCIAITTMIGIAWAPYNFGGSSFVIFAATMSSRFREKRHAIMSLVAVLGFTAFMSYVLQLQTYFWIPAVIFSIPSAMGAIIGERLQRANAKLFRKQEEIEHLASVAERERIARDLHDLLGHTLSVITLKAELARKLHDRDGEACKREIADIEQTARQALAEVRQAVLGYRDKGLAHELRGAENALEAAGVRFETEVEAENLPAAVENIVALALREAVTNIIRHSDAKLCRFQVEQKQNRLYVTIADDGSLSSKGEDAIKRGNGLLGMSERVRALDGDLQLECKQGLTIRFNVPLQTAG